In a genomic window of Halalkalicoccus sp. CG83:
- a CDS encoding MATE family efflux transporter has protein sequence MDEGRATAVIDVVAGLLERAGIIDAERFHPTKDLAWPRIVTGFAIMSKQTADLAMVGVAVGTTATAGLAFALAYWEVVLMLGLGLAGGTVSLVSQHFGGERNDRASTVVSQSVLVALVLATPIAVLFAGFAEPLIGLLGASPDSLRHGSVYLVLVAPAVPLEFLNLVASRTYTGVGDTFTEMVVRAGGALLNVVLSAALIFGFGLGVAGAAIGTTAATGSVTCVLAWGMAGRSYGGLGMAPSPIPITVAGPWLDPGIARQLLEVSLPEIGRRLAEGLVVFPLLWIAATFGPAIVAAFEAGRRVRSLINGINWGLSLASSSLVGRHLGADEEEEAGAYGAAIVRLSLVLYVGLAVPVVLLAEPIAGLFVTGPDETAQAAVFIGVGAISSIGFGIDGAAAGALLGAGDTRLPFVASLLGRYAFALPAAALGLFTPLGIVGLYLAFLLEAFVPGGINYWLFRTGRWKAVSRKYRSRA, from the coding sequence ACCGGGTTCGCCATCATGTCGAAACAGACCGCCGACCTCGCGATGGTCGGCGTCGCCGTCGGCACGACCGCCACTGCAGGTCTCGCGTTCGCGCTAGCATATTGGGAGGTAGTGCTGATGCTGGGGCTCGGCCTTGCGGGCGGGACCGTCAGCCTCGTCTCACAGCACTTCGGCGGCGAGCGAAACGACCGCGCGTCGACCGTCGTCTCCCAGAGCGTCCTGGTCGCGCTCGTGCTGGCGACGCCGATCGCCGTCCTCTTCGCCGGGTTCGCCGAACCGCTGATCGGCCTCCTCGGCGCGAGCCCGGACTCGCTTCGCCACGGCAGCGTCTACCTCGTCCTCGTCGCCCCGGCGGTGCCCCTCGAGTTCCTCAACCTCGTCGCCAGTCGGACGTACACGGGCGTCGGTGATACGTTCACCGAGATGGTGGTGCGTGCGGGCGGCGCGCTTCTCAACGTCGTCCTCAGCGCCGCGCTCATCTTCGGGTTCGGGCTGGGCGTCGCCGGCGCGGCGATCGGCACGACTGCCGCGACCGGATCCGTGACGTGCGTCCTCGCGTGGGGGATGGCCGGCCGATCCTACGGCGGGTTGGGGATGGCCCCCAGTCCGATCCCGATCACGGTGGCCGGCCCCTGGCTCGATCCGGGGATCGCCCGCCAACTGCTGGAGGTCTCGCTGCCGGAGATCGGTCGGCGACTCGCGGAGGGGCTCGTCGTCTTCCCGCTGTTGTGGATCGCCGCCACGTTCGGGCCGGCGATCGTCGCAGCCTTCGAAGCGGGTCGCCGGGTGCGCAGCCTGATCAACGGCATCAACTGGGGGCTGTCGCTCGCCTCGAGCTCCCTCGTCGGCCGGCACCTCGGCGCGGACGAGGAGGAGGAGGCCGGCGCCTACGGCGCGGCGATCGTCCGGCTCTCCCTGGTTCTCTACGTCGGGTTGGCCGTCCCGGTCGTGTTGCTCGCCGAGCCGATCGCCGGTCTGTTCGTCACTGGACCGGACGAGACCGCGCAGGCCGCGGTCTTCATCGGCGTCGGCGCGATCAGCTCGATCGGATTCGGAATCGACGGGGCCGCGGCGGGCGCGCTGTTGGGTGCCGGCGACACCCGCCTCCCGTTCGTGGCCTCGCTGCTGGGTCGGTACGCGTTCGCCCTGCCGGCAGCGGCGCTCGGCCTGTTCACGCCGCTCGGGATCGTCGGTCTCTATCTCGCGTTCCTGCTCGAGGCGTTCGTCCCCGGGGGGATCAACTACTGGCTGTTCCGAACGGGCCGCTGGAAGGCCGTGAGTCGGAAGTATCGCTCCCGAGCGTGA
- a CDS encoding D-2-hydroxyacid dehydrogenase: MSSGPEVLLSHTVDASHWASTDELRESIERAVPDVDLRVARTPPESAELLGSAEVVLAAFLPSSFLDDAPDLRWVQALSAGVDFFDLEALEERGIVLTTAAGVHAEPVAEQVLGYLLTFERRIHTGIRQQSRNVWERYEGGEIRAKTLGIIGLGAIWERVAHYGKAFDMTVIGTKAHPETAPDAVDEAFAPDGLFEVLKRADYLVVACPLTEETRGLLGTRELSAMKSNTVLVNIARGEIVDEEALAYVLQQDVIRGAALDVFSEEPFPDDSPLWNLSNVVMTPHMAGSTPAKSDRIAALFATNLAAYANDEPDAFVNRVV, from the coding sequence ATGAGCAGTGGTCCGGAGGTACTCCTCTCACACACGGTCGATGCGAGCCATTGGGCGTCCACCGACGAGCTACGCGAGTCGATCGAACGGGCGGTGCCGGACGTCGATCTCCGGGTCGCACGCACCCCGCCCGAGTCGGCGGAACTGCTCGGATCCGCGGAGGTCGTCCTGGCGGCGTTCCTCCCGAGTTCCTTCCTCGACGACGCGCCGGACCTCCGCTGGGTGCAGGCGCTGTCGGCCGGCGTCGACTTCTTCGACCTCGAGGCGCTCGAGGAGCGCGGGATCGTTCTGACGACCGCCGCGGGCGTCCACGCCGAGCCGGTCGCCGAACAGGTGCTCGGGTACCTGCTCACCTTCGAGCGCCGCATCCACACGGGGATCAGACAGCAGTCCCGGAACGTCTGGGAGCGCTACGAGGGCGGCGAGATCCGGGCGAAGACCCTCGGAATCATCGGGCTGGGTGCGATCTGGGAACGGGTCGCCCACTACGGAAAGGCGTTCGACATGACGGTGATCGGGACGAAGGCCCACCCGGAGACGGCCCCTGACGCGGTCGACGAGGCGTTCGCGCCCGACGGGCTGTTCGAGGTGCTGAAGCGCGCCGACTATCTGGTCGTCGCGTGCCCGCTCACCGAGGAGACCCGCGGACTACTGGGTACCAGGGAGCTGAGCGCGATGAAGTCGAATACGGTGCTCGTCAACATTGCCCGGGGTGAGATCGTCGACGAGGAGGCGCTGGCGTACGTGCTCCAGCAGGACGTGATCCGCGGGGCGGCGCTCGACGTCTTCTCCGAGGAGCCGTTTCCGGACGACTCCCCGCTCTGGAACCTCTCGAACGTCGTCATGACGCCGCACATGGCGGGTTCGACGCCCGCCAAGTCC